Genomic DNA from Candidatus Methylomirabilota bacterium:
GAGCCCCTTCGACGCGGCGCACACGATCGCGTTCCGGCCCCTGATGCCCATGTCCATCGCGTGGCTCCTCGGTGCGGCTACGCGAACCGGCAGGCGGCGGGGACGACGGTCTTCTCCTTCGGCACCACCTGGAGGATCCGGTGCTTGCCGCCCCGCATCTCGAAGATGAACTGCCGGATGAAGGCCTGGTGGTCCTCCTTGCGGAGGGTCTTGTCGCCCTGCGGGAAGTCGTCCCCCTCCTTGACCTCCATCCCCTCGAGCGCCTCGACGAGCTTCGACGAGTCCTCGCGGCCGCGGAAGCCCGACTTCTGGATGCCGAGCCTCAGGAAGTTCATCGACTCGAAGTTCGACTGGACGAAGCGGTCGGGGAGCGGGCCCGACGGGTCGATCTTCTTCAAGGCCACCACGGCCTCGTCGAAGAACTTCCGGTGGGAGGGCGTGTTCAGCGGCCCCTCGAACACCGGCAGGTAGCGGTTCTGGCCGACGAAGCCCTCGATCTTGCCCCCGAGCGCCGGCAGGTTCGTGGACTCGGCGATCGAGCCGTCGCCGGCCCACCGGTACTTCTTCGGGAGCCCGAGGTCGTAGGCCTGGTTGCCGACCGTCACGGCGTCCTTGCCCGCGAAGACGAAGAAGAGACCGTCGAAGTTGCCGCTGATCTGGGCGAGGAACGCCGTCATGTCCGCGGTGCCGAGCGGGATGCCGGTGCCGCCCACCACCTCGCCGCCCGCGCGCTTGATCTGCTCCACGTACGCGTCGCGCGCCGACTGGCCAAACGCGTAGTCCTGATAGACGATGTGCCAGCGCTTGCCGAGCTTGCCCACGAGATAGGGCGCGAAGGCGACGGCCTGGGCGGGCGCGTAGTCGAAGGGGCGGAAGGTGTACCGGCTGCAGCGCGTCGTGGTGATCGTCGTGTCGAGGCAGACGCCGATCATGTTGACGATCGTGTGCTCCTCCCAGACCGGCATGCACGCGAGGCAGACGTTCGACATGAAGCCGCCCTGGTGGGCGTCCACCTTGTCCTCGAGGGCGAGCTTCTCCGCCTTGCGGCGGCCGACGTCGGCCTTGGACTCGTAGTCGGCGATCAGGAGCTCGATCGGCCGGCCGTTGACGCCCCCCGCGCGGTTGATGCGGTCCACCGCGAGCTGGGTGCCGACCAGCGCCGTCTTGCCGCCGACCGCCGAGGCGCCGGAGAGCGGCTGCATGGTGCCGATCCGATAGGGCCTGGCCCGGCCGAAGGCCTGCCGCCACGGTGCCGGCACGGGGACCGTCGCGCCGAGCGCTCCCGCGGCGGCCGCGGAGACGCCGAGAAATCTGCGTCGCGTCGTCTTGCCGCTCCACCACATGTCCCTCGCCCAGGGCTCGTCCTGCCAGCGCTCGGCCATCAGCGTCCTCCGGGGTGTCGTGTCGTGGGCGTCGCTCCGCCGAGGAGTCCGGCGGCGGCGAGCGCCTTCCTGATCGCCTCGCGCTCGGCCGCGCTCACCGGGGTGAGCGGCGGGCGGACGTGCGCCGCCGGGATGCGCTCGAGGAGCACGAGCGCCTCCTTCATCCGGTTGTGCATGTCCACGAACGGCGGCGCGTAGAAGACCCGCACGAGCGGGTCGAGCCGGTCGTTGATCCGGCGCGCGCCCTCGAGGTCACCCTTCTGGCAGGCGTCGAACAGCTCGGCCTGGAGGTCGGCGGTGACGCTGCCCATGCCGGAGATCGCGCCGTCGGCGCCGAGCAGGAAGGTGGCCATGAGCGACATCGTGAACGCCGAGAGCATCGCGACCGGACGGCCCGTGGCGCGCAGCGAACGCAGATTTCGCTCGAAGGCGACGATCTCGTTCGACCAGTCCTTGACCGCGGCCACTTGCGGAATTTCCGCGAGCTTCGCGAGAGTCTCGGGGGTGTAGCCGATACCGGAGTCCGGCGGGTACTCGAAGACGATGATCGGCAGGTCCGCCTTCTCGGCGATCTCCCCGAAGTGGCGGAGGGCCATGTCGGGCTTCTGCTGGGCGCCCCACATGAAGAGCGTCGGCGGGAAGACGAGGACGCCGGCCGCGCCCGCCGTCTTGGCGTCGCGGGCGAGCTCGACCGCCTCCTGCGTGCCGTCCGAATAGACGCCCGCGACGACCGGACACTGGGCGCCGACCTCGTCCAGCGCGATCGCGAGCGCGCGCCGGCGCTCCTCGCGGGAGAGCGACGAGACCTCCGCGGCGTGGCCGTTGGCGACGATCCCGGTGACGCCGCGCGCGTCGGCGAGCCAGCGGAGGTGCTTCCGGTACGCGCCCTCGTCGATCGAGAGGTCGGCCTTGAAGGGCAGGACGTTCGCCGGCATGACGCCCGAGAACTTCACCATCGCGACACCTCGTCGGAGATTTCCTTGGCCGTGACGACGCGGCCGTAGGCACGCCCGATGATATCAAGAGTCGCGCGCTGGATCTCGGGCCAGAGCGTTGCCACCCCGTCCTCGGCCACGGTCACCCGGTACTCGCGGCTGAACGCGCCGATCACCGTGGCGAGCACACAGATGTCGGTCATGGTGCCCGTCACCACGAGGGAGGTCACGCCGCGCGCGCGCAGGGCGCCGTCGAGGGGCGTCCCCGCGAAGCCGTCGTACCAGCGCTTCCTGACGACCAGCTCGCCCGGCGCCGGCCTGAGCTCCTCCACCGTCTCGGCGCTCGGCGTTCCCTCGAGGCACGCCGACGAGGGCCGGCCGAATCCGATCGGCGCCCCCGGCCTCGCGGGCCTGTGCTCGGGGTGGAGCTCGCCGACGAGGAGCGGCGCCGCCTCGGAGTACACGAATTCGGTGAAGACGACCGGCAGGCGCTTCGCGCGGAAGGTGTCGAGCAGCGAGCGGATCCGCGGCACGCACTCGCGCGCGGGCGCGACCTCCATCGCCTCGCCGGGCCGGAGGAAGCCGCGCTGCATGTCCACGACGAGGAGCGCCGTCCTGCCGGGCTCGAGGCGCAGGACGCGGTCGAACGTCTCGCGCCGATCATCGCTCACGCGAGCCTCGGGAGGATCTCGCGCGCGATCAGCTCGACCTGCTCGCGCTCGTACCGGTAGGGGATCAGGATGAGGCGGTCGACACCGGTCGCCGCGTGGGCGCGGAGCTGCGCCACGCACTCCTCGACGCTCCCGCGGATCGCGTGCTCGATCGTGGACTCGCTCCACGCCGCGACGTCCCACTCGGTCTCGAGCCAGCGGCGCATCGGCGCCTCGGTCTCCGCGCGCGAGCGGCCGACGTAGATGGCGAGCTGGTTCGTGCCCGTGAGCGTCTTGGGATCACGCCCGGCCTCGCGGGCGAAGCCCTCGATCTTCTCCCACGCCTTCCGGTAGCTCTCGGGCGTGTAGAAGTAGGTGAGCCAGCCGTCGCTCTTGGTCGCCACGCGCTTGAGCACCGCGTCGACGTAGCCGCCGATGAGGATCGGCGGACGGGGCCGCTGGACCGTCCGGGGACGCATCACGGCGTCACGCAGGTTGAACTCGTCCGCCTGGAGGGTCACGCGGTCCTCGGTCCAGAGCCGCGTCAGGATCTCGAGGTTCCGCTCGAAGAGCCGGCCGCGCTGCTTGAAGGGCACGCCCACCGCGTCGAACTCGCGCGCGTACCAGCCGGCCGCGACGCCGAGGATCAGCCGTCCCTTGGAGACGGCGTCGAGCGTTCCGAGCGCCTTCGCGGCCACGGTGGGGTTCCGGAGCGGCAGGACCATGACGCCCGTGCCGAGCTTGATCCGGCGCGTGCGCGCCGCGATCGCCGTCAGGATCCCCACCGCGTCGAGGATCGGGAACGCGGGCTCGACGCCGAGGATCACGTGGTCCCACGCCCAGAGGGACTCGAACCCGAGCGCCTCGGCGCGCTCCGCGTAGGCGAGGATCGCGTCCACGTCGGGCGTCTCGCTGGGGCCGACGAAGTTCTTGAGGGCCAGGCCCCACTGGATCATTGAAGGGCTCGTCTCGCAGCGCGACGCCGCTCAACTCGCACTGCCATGCTAGCCGAGGAACCTGCGCTCGGGATCGAGCGCGCGCAGCATCTCGAGCTCGTCGGCCGACGGCGGCTCGGTGGTCTCGATCGTCGGCGCCCGGCCGAGCTCGAAGCCGGTGTTCGCCTGGATGTCGTCGACGGAGACGCCGGGGTGCGTCGCCTCGATCCGCATGCGCTTTGTCTCCGGGTCGAAGCCGAGGAGCCCGAGCGTCGTGACGACGCGCGAGACGCCGCCGAAGAGGAGGCCCGCGGCGCGCCGCGCGCCGTCGCCGGCGAGCCACGCCGGGCTCGTGACGAACGCGACGCGCGGGACGAAGCGGCGTTTCTCGTGCGCGGTGACGATGATGACCTCGCGGCAGAGCGAGGCGATGTCGTTGGCTCCGCCGGTCCCAGGCAATCTCACCGTCGGCTTCCAGTAGTCGCCGATCGCCGTGGTGTTGATGTTGCCGTACTGGTCGATCTGCGCGCCGCCCATGAACCCGACGTCCACGAAGCCGCGCTGGGCGAAGAGGAAGGCGTCCGTGATGCCGGGCAGCATCTGCGCCCGCCGGCCCGCGCGCATCTCGTTCGTCGAGATCGGGAGCCGGCCCGGGGCGATCTCGGGCCCGATGATCCCGCCCTCGATCACCAGCGTGAGCCGCGGCGCGTGCCGCTGCTTGGCGAGGGCCGCCGCCAGGAGCGGGACGCCGACGCCCGCGAAGACGGTCGTGTCGTCGCGGAGCTGGCGCGAGGCCATGACCGCGAGGAGCTCGGAGGCGTTGGGCGCGCTCACGCGTCGACCGTCAATTCACGCGCGCGCCGCACCTGGCGGGCGAGGCGCTCGCCGCCGAAGAGGTCGAGGTAGTCGGCGAAGGTCGGCGGCGCGTACGCGTAGCGCTCGAGATAGCCGGCGACCGCCTGCGGGCCCTCGGCGTCGATCGCGGCCGTGTACTCGGCGAAGTGGTCGAAGTCCGCCTCGTAGAGGCCGTAGCACTCGTGGGGGAACGAGCCGAAGGGGACCAGAACGAGCGCGTCCACCAGAAAGCCCGGGATGACGGTGCGGTCGGGATGACGCCGCGTCTCCTCGTCGGAGACGATCTCCTCCGTGGTCACGACGACCGTCGCCGCCGCCCGCGCGATGTCGGCGTCCATGTGGGGGTAGCCGTCGATCTGGCAGTTGCCGAAGCGATCGGCGCGATGGACGTGGAGGAGCGCGACGTCGGGAAAGAGCGCGGGGACCGCGGCGAGGGTCTCGCCCGTGTAGGGGTCCTGGAGCGTCTTCGTCCCGCCGACCGCCATGAGATCGGAGCCCAGCATCGTGAGCGCGGGGAGAAACGGCACGCCCATCGCCCCGGCGCGGAAGCGGAGGCCGAGGGCCAGGTGGCTCCACTCCTCGAGGGCGACCTTCCCCGACTCGACGTAGTGGCGCATGACCTTCGAGACGCCCCAGGGGAGCCCGATCGACATCCACGCGGTGACGATGCGCTCCACGGCGCCCGCGGCCATGAGGAACTCGCCCTCGGTGCAGGTGAGGTTGCGCGCGAGCGTGAGCCCGCGCCGTCGCTGGCGGAGCACCTCGCGCACGAGCGCCATCGGCGTGCGCGAGAAGAGGCAGCCGCCCACCGCGACGTGGTCGCCGTCCTTGACGCGCGCGGCGGCGTCCTCGACCGTCGTGAGCTTCGCGCCCGCCGACTTCGCCTTCGCCTCGATGCGCCGGCGGGCGGCGACGAAGTCGTACTCGCGCGGGTTCAGGTGAGGACCTCCCAGCGGGGCTGGTGGCGGTCGAGCTCGCGTCGCGTGCGCGCGTCCATCGGATGCTCCCGCTCGGGCACCTCGACGCGCTTCACCTCGCCGCAGAGCGCCGTCGTGAAGTAGCGCTGGCCCGTGTCGTTCGCCATCGTCACGATCGCGGCGAGCTCCGGGTGCCGGCGCGCGAGCTTCAGGGCCGCCGCCACGTTGCAGCCGGTCGAGATGCCGCAGAAGATCCCCTCCTCGCGCGAGAGCCGGCGCGCCATGGCGACCGACTCCGCGGTCGTCGTGGTGATGACGCCCGACAGGAGCGAGACGTCGAGGTTCTCGGGGATGAAGCCGTCGCCGATCCCCTCGATG
This window encodes:
- a CDS encoding ABC transporter substrate-binding protein — encoded protein: MAERWQDEPWARDMWWSGKTTRRRFLGVSAAAAGALGATVPVPAPWRQAFGRARPYRIGTMQPLSGASAVGGKTALVGTQLAVDRINRAGGVNGRPIELLIADYESKADVGRRKAEKLALEDKVDAHQGGFMSNVCLACMPVWEEHTIVNMIGVCLDTTITTTRCSRYTFRPFDYAPAQAVAFAPYLVGKLGKRWHIVYQDYAFGQSARDAYVEQIKRAGGEVVGGTGIPLGTADMTAFLAQISGNFDGLFFVFAGKDAVTVGNQAYDLGLPKKYRWAGDGSIAESTNLPALGGKIEGFVGQNRYLPVFEGPLNTPSHRKFFDEAVVALKKIDPSGPLPDRFVQSNFESMNFLRLGIQKSGFRGREDSSKLVEALEGMEVKEGDDFPQGDKTLRKEDHQAFIRQFIFEMRGGKHRILQVVPKEKTVVPAACRFA
- a CDS encoding dihydrodipicolinate synthase family protein, whose translation is MVKFSGVMPANVLPFKADLSIDEGAYRKHLRWLADARGVTGIVANGHAAEVSSLSREERRRALAIALDEVGAQCPVVAGVYSDGTQEAVELARDAKTAGAAGVLVFPPTLFMWGAQQKPDMALRHFGEIAEKADLPIIVFEYPPDSGIGYTPETLAKLAEIPQVAAVKDWSNEIVAFERNLRSLRATGRPVAMLSAFTMSLMATFLLGADGAISGMGSVTADLQAELFDACQKGDLEGARRINDRLDPLVRVFYAPPFVDMHNRMKEALVLLERIPAAHVRPPLTPVSAAEREAIRKALAAAGLLGGATPTTRHPGGR
- a CDS encoding isochorismatase family cysteine hydrolase, which encodes MSDDRRETFDRVLRLEPGRTALLVVDMQRGFLRPGEAMEVAPARECVPRIRSLLDTFRAKRLPVVFTEFVYSEAAPLLVGELHPEHRPARPGAPIGFGRPSSACLEGTPSAETVEELRPAPGELVVRKRWYDGFAGTPLDGALRARGVTSLVVTGTMTDICVLATVIGAFSREYRVTVAEDGVATLWPEIQRATLDIIGRAYGRVVTAKEISDEVSRW
- a CDS encoding TIGR03619 family F420-dependent LLM class oxidoreductase; the protein is MIQWGLALKNFVGPSETPDVDAILAYAERAEALGFESLWAWDHVILGVEPAFPILDAVGILTAIAARTRRIKLGTGVMVLPLRNPTVAAKALGTLDAVSKGRLILGVAAGWYAREFDAVGVPFKQRGRLFERNLEILTRLWTEDRVTLQADEFNLRDAVMRPRTVQRPRPPILIGGYVDAVLKRVATKSDGWLTYFYTPESYRKAWEKIEGFAREAGRDPKTLTGTNQLAIYVGRSRAETEAPMRRWLETEWDVAAWSESTIEHAIRGSVEECVAQLRAHAATGVDRLILIPYRYEREQVELIAREILPRLA
- a CDS encoding CoA-transferase, with translation MASRQLRDDTTVFAGVGVPLLAAALAKQRHAPRLTLVIEGGIIGPEIAPGRLPISTNEMRAGRRAQMLPGITDAFLFAQRGFVDVGFMGGAQIDQYGNINTTAIGDYWKPTVRLPGTGGANDIASLCREVIIVTAHEKRRFVPRVAFVTSPAWLAGDGARRAAGLLFGGVSRVVTTLGLLGFDPETKRMRIEATHPGVSVDDIQANTGFELGRAPTIETTEPPSADELEMLRALDPERRFLG
- a CDS encoding CoA-transferase, which codes for MEAKAKSAGAKLTTVEDAAARVKDGDHVAVGGCLFSRTPMALVREVLRQRRRGLTLARNLTCTEGEFLMAAGAVERIVTAWMSIGLPWGVSKVMRHYVESGKVALEEWSHLALGLRFRAGAMGVPFLPALTMLGSDLMAVGGTKTLQDPYTGETLAAVPALFPDVALLHVHRADRFGNCQIDGYPHMDADIARAAATVVVTTEEIVSDEETRRHPDRTVIPGFLVDALVLVPFGSFPHECYGLYEADFDHFAEYTAAIDAEGPQAVAGYLERYAYAPPTFADYLDLFGGERLARQVRRARELTVDA